A window of Equus przewalskii isolate Varuska chromosome 6, EquPr2, whole genome shotgun sequence genomic DNA:
CTCGACCGTGAAGTGGCAAGCACACACCCAGACATTTTGGCAACTCCATCAAGCTCACAAAACAGGTGAGCCACCACAGCATATATTCTAGAGAGATGAACCACAAGACAAGATTTTAATGTCAAGAAAATGGAGCCAACAACATTTTGTATTTCACACTATCTTCATATTGAATAACAGAAGGAGGTTACAATCAAgtagaaagagcagaaaagaCAATCAAGCATCATACGGATTTCCTGGGCACACAGGCACACAGTCAGGTTGCTGACTCAGCCCTCATCATGTGTGGCCAGTGTAAAAGAAAGGCCTCACAGGGAAAGTGAACACGCCATCTGGGTACCTCCAAATGATGGAGCGCCTGGCAACATCCACAAAGCTCATGCTCCTACTGTCCAAATCAAGGAACACACCAACGCGGCCCACAGGTTTCGCTATGAACTGAGGACTTATGGGGGCGGTGGTCCAGAGACTGTAACGATCATCCTCCTTCACACATACCAGAAGGAATGTGTCCTTAGATTCAACCAGTGTGCCGGTCTTCCTTATCCAGGAATCCCTACAGACACCTACAGCCCAGTCCCAAGATCTGTCCACAATCACCTCCCAGTAGTGCTTGCCGGAGGTGAAGTCCTGGGTTCCCCAGCTAGCAAAATAGTTAGATGTTCCAGGATTCAAAGACACATATCGACTGTCACGGATGTACCGCACACTTCTCACATCATCAAACAGCCTGATGTTGTGATTGGTTACTTCATTATGGAAGGAAATTTCCACtgtcgagagagagagagaagagaatattCCAGTCAAAATCAATGATAAAATTAAGCTGTGTGTGGGAGAAGAGGGTCTTATCTAGAGTCTCactgggaagaaaaaacaaaaaagcatgcCATGGTTAGAAGGGCAGTTCTAACTGGAAAATATGGGATTCAAATGAAGCCAGCCTATCTACTGAAGGAACAAATACCTACTTCCAATGGAAAAACTTTCATCAAATTGAGAGATTGTAGAGCAGAAGGAGGTCATGTCTCCTTCCGGCTGGCTCCTTTTCATTACACCTGACAAACTGGACACCTGTGCACCGCCTCCAAGTCCAGAGCAACATAACTTACCTCCACCGCCCTCCCTCTGGGAAAAAATAGTTACAAGCTAGACCACTGAATAAATGGTGATGGCTTTCGCTGTACCAGGAGATTCCGCGATTCCACTTAAGGAAGTAAACTGACAGTGAGGAAGAAAACCTCAAGGTGCCCTCTTAGAAGGGGCTTCCTTCTAAGACTATTCTGCCTTTGATACCTCGTTCCACCTGAGGCCTAGCCTTCTTTCTCCTAAATCAACCTTCTGGGTTCAGGTTTATCATGGAGTTCTATAGATGGACTCGTCAGCCACCAATTTGCTTGTTGGCTATGGTTCATAAAGTCCTGGTTTCTggatttagtttttctttgtgcttatgtatttttttctgaatctatcAATTGAAACACACATTACACGTGCAGTTCCCAAGGACCTTTAAGCTAAAgtcttgttttaaattaaattcactgCGCTTACTTTGAAATGGGAATATCTTGAACTCACAGCGATTTTCTAAGACTCAGGAAACAAGTGACATTGTGAGTGAGAATATTTCTAGGACTCCTGGAGCCCTCTTTTGGAGCACGTCCTTTTGCTCCTCATGGAAGTAATTTAACCAATCTCTAAGTAATTCACAAGTCCTGAAGCACATTGATGCTTACGTcagctttcatttattctttccctGTTATAGCGACTCTACGGCTAACTACGAACGTCCGTGCCTGTCTGCATGGCTGTGCTCTCTGACAAGACAAAAggttgagaaagaaggaaggattgCCTAAGGAAAACCAGTATTGACAGAGCCTGCAGGGTGGCCCCACTCACCCCGGAAGCGGTTGAGCCTGTCCATCAGTCCAGTGACGGGTCGGGCACTGAGTTTTGGCTGAGGACGCTGAGGCATGTGCAGCTGCACCAACTCGATCCTGTAAGGAAGAAAACGCAATCAATCTCTCTGGTGCCCGAGACTTCTGACACACACTGTGTTCAATAAAAGTCAGCATCATTCCTCTGAACATTCTTCCTCAAAACACTTTCCTCCACAACCCTGGGACAGGATTGCACCATTCTCACAGaatctttctcagttttcttctttccatgcTTCCACCCCCATTTCTCACAGGTACTTGCTCCTCTCCCCTAACACCTGGGAAAAACTATCCTTGCATTTCTGTATGTCGATTCTTTTGAACCCTGAAAGCATAAATAACTGGTTTTCTAGAATCCTCTGCACTGAGCTTGATGACAGCACTTGCCCCTTCCAGTCACAGGCGGAAGAAAGCCTCGCTTCTAATCCAGAGGAATAACAGGAAATGCTATGCAGCAAAATGTGCACAAACATATGCACACACTAACAGTGGAGCAGAACCTACCCCATTATGCCTCATCTTATTCAAAGGAGCCTGAGCTTTTTCAGAGCCCTCACCGCGCCCCACTTAGCATGGAAGACCAAACTTACCTTGGCAGTTTGTTTCCCAATTCCtgtcaagaaaaaagagagagagaagcttagACTCTTCAGGAATAGGCCATTCTGCCAAGCAGCCTTTGGGTTTGGGACAGTACACAAGAAAAGTACTCAGCACCACCACCCGCACAAACCGCCTTGTTGAttcatcttccttttcctccctaaagACGATCTCCATACCCCATATTGACCAAATCCAAATTTTTGATGTATTCAGAACCCTGAGGAGGGATatagagagagaaggacaagGGAAGTGACCGTGCATTGCTGCCACCCTCCACTGTCTGAAAAGTGGTCTTTCCCAGGCCTTGTCTCCAGAGGGAAACATGCACCAAACAAAGGCCACTTCAAACCTAGGACATCCCAACAGAAGGCAGAAATATACACAACTTTCCCCAAATTTCTCCACATTGCCCAGTGTTGAGTGTCCATGAATAAGTTGTTCATTTCCTGATTCTAGCAAAGGAAGCTACAAAAGGAGGGTGTGAGGAGGGAATTTCCCCTGGGGAAATCTCCACAATCACAATTCCAGAAGGCTTGCTTGTTCATGGTTAGGAGATGAGTTGcaatcattttaagttattttgagTTGGGAGAgacgccccccccacccccaccatagatgcaggagaggaaaaagtatACCTTTAGTACCAAATAAATAAGAGAAGTCAAAAGCGTGGGCTTGAGATAATATAAAATACCCGCAGACCCATCCTCTGTGCTTACCAGGAGCAGCTCCACATCTGATTTATGGCACGTTTCCAACAGCTCCTCATACATCAGTCTTAGCTGTATCCTCTTTTCCACCATTTCCGCTCGAATTTTCTGGAGTTGCTTAAACACggattttccttgctttttcagACTCTCTAagtgctgcttctcttccttccgTAGAGAAGGATGCAGTGGCTGATAGACAGCCCTGATGATGTCTTCATGTTTATACACATAACACTGCAGAGAGATGGATTTCCTAGATCAAAGGCTCAGGCcaaccttctcctcctccacttaaACAGCATCTACTTTGCTCTCATTCATGGGCTCTACCAACCAGCTACATCCATCCTAAGGTCAGGTCCACCCACTTCTCAGAAACCACACAttcattcctctttctttcactGATTTTCCATTCCTTTTAACTGCGCCAAGAGTCAAGCCCATCCCCCCTCAAAGCACTTCCACCACTGCATGAGCTCCTGGAACAACGTCAGCAAAGCTTTCCATTGATAATTTCTTTCATTCGAATCTTCTCAAATCTGAAAGACTCCACGCAAAGCAATTGCAACCTATGAGTGGTTAGTAAATCATTATGTGCAATACTCTGACCACTCTTTAGTAAATTTGTCTCTGGTCTCAAACCTCCCTACTCCACCATGtgacctcccctctctcctggcaGCAATGTTGCATTTTACTTTTGGGATTAAAAGCCATCGGCAAAGAGCTTCCTAAACTTCTCCCCACCTGCCCTCCATCTGATGGCCATCCTCACCGCCATTTTCCCTGCCCTCCTATTCTCTAGGCATGAGCTTCTGTCCTCTATCAGAGGCTACAGGCTTCTGTGTTGTTGTGAAGGACGTTAATCCTCATTCCATTGCTTGGTCGCTTCTTGCATTTTTTGGAACCACACTCTCACTTGCCATCTCAGTCTTTTTCTGTGCTCCATTTcctcactttcttaaaaaaacttGCTACATTTTCCCCTACCTGAGCCAACATCATTCTCTAGCTCCTGCACAATCAGTTTCATCATCACAGGCACACTTCTTGAATTGGCATTCACCGTTCCTCTTTGTCTCCCGGGGCTCATTGGAACAACGGGATGGGAATCCCTTCAGTTCTCAATGATATGCTCTGTAACTTCTAGGATATATGATATGCAGAAATCTCTGCCTGCAACACTCATGGATTGTTAACCCCTACTTGTCCTTCAGAACTCCAATTGCTTTTAAACCTGAGAAATTTGGCCTGAGATTCTGAGTGATGTTTACTGAATTGCCCAAATCGCTCTACGTGCCTCCATCCTAGCCCCGGTCACACATTCTTCTGAGGGCTCTTGGATTGTAGTTACTGATTATCTTCGAGTCTAAAAATCCTAAGAGGCATGCCACCTTAGGTTGAAAATGAGGATGgattatttttcctgttgttcGACCCAGTCTCCGAATTTCATGACATATGATGATTCCAGCTCAAATTGTTAATGGAGAAGTTTCTAGCATGTCTGTCACAACCTGATTCAGAGGGAAATACAGTCGCATACTTACCATCCAATGGAAAGACAATCTGCCATCTTTATCGagatttctttggttttcttggcTCTTTTCCCATAAGGATCTCATTTGCTTGCAGAGCTTCTCCTGTAACAGAACCATGAATTTTAGCACCAGACAAGCAAGTAGACTTAGCTTTCAGACCCTGAATGATGGAGAGACTCAAGGGATGTTGGATAAAGCCTTTAGGGAGAGTGGAAGAACCATCAAATTCCCCTTTTGTCTCTCATGAATGATCCATTTCAGGAGATCTCAGACTGTGGAGGTAGTCATTCATTAGCCTTGGCAAACTCCCCAGGGTTTTACTTAGCGTGGATACTCTTCAGATGGTGTGGTGTCCTGCCTCAGAATGTGGATCTTCTGATGCTTGTCCCCTGCTAATGGCAATGTGCTTCATCCTACGACTTTACTCCCAGTGTTGGTAAACATGTATCCTAGAGAAAAGCCTTTTTGCACTTATAGTTGTTATAGCCAGTGACTCAAAATGAGGGCTTTACAGAGGCTTGAGCATGATAGTGCCATCATCAAAATGATACAGACTGCTAACTTAATCCCCCTCCCATTGGATGcgagctccatgaaggcaggtaCTGGTGTATTTCCTTCACAGCTTCATCTTTGGTACCTGGATCGGTACCTGGCGCTCAGGAAAGAGAGGATTTCATCACCCTTATGACTCTCACGCCCTAAGAAACCCTTAGCCCTACTCGCCCCTGGTTTTCACAGTGCCCTCAGAAGCATCACTTACCCGATATTCCTCAGCAGCCTCCTCCACTGAACAGTGACTGTGAGCCTCGTGCTCCTGAGATTCAGAGCAGAGCAGACACAGCAGGCTCCTGTTGTCTTCACAGAAGATCTTCTTTGTCTCCTTGTGGGTCCCGCACATGTGTTCCTCAGAGCTCAGGCATTGCCTGAGACTGGCTTTTCTGGCAACGGACACCAGACTCTTCAGAAGAATATTGGTTTTGTAGTCTGTCTGTTGGGATGGCTGCCTGCACACAGGACAACAGGCAGGGGTTTCGGCTTTCTCCCAGTAAACACGGAGACAGGACCAACAGAAGCTGTGCCCACAGTCTATGGTGACGGGGTCCATAAGGCAATTCAGGCAGATGAGGCAGGTGAGTTCTTTCTGGAAGGCTTGTGGGATGTCCATGTCCATTTTTCTGAGGGAATAAATTCAGAGTAGTTCATTCCTGTGTCCCTGAGACacaaagccctgagcaaactTAGACTCAGGCTGTGACTCAGTAATACACTGTGTCGGGAGCAGAGCAGGCTCGTTTTTGCACATGACACAAATGGAAAACTGACGCACAAAGAGAGCTTTCCAGGTCTGTAGAAACTTTCCAGGCTGCCTAACTATCTTCCTTCCACCCCATTTTTATCCGGCATAAAAAAGAACCTCAGTTTTTCCTGAGGTCTTAGTTTCCTCCAAGTAGCTTGAGCTTCAAGAGTTTGACCTAATTTATAGCTCCAGGTGGTGGGTCCTGAATGTGCTAAAACCCAATCACATCGGTCATCGCCAGCCCTCAAGTGAGCACAGGATGTTAGACTAAGCTTGCATTTTCGCTCTTTCACGTAATTGTCAGGCCTTTCTCCTCAGATGTCCTTTTTCATCTCACTCAGAATCCACATCCCAAAaccctttttcttatttcaaaacactttctGAATGTGTTAAGAGTTAAGGAAGAGGATACTAAACATGGTCAAACTGGATCTGATTCCGGCCAGGATCTACTGACACGAATCTACCCAACTGTTCAATTTGCCCTCCCGTCTTTATATTCTATACCACTCTAGTCATAGGAACCCAGCATTGAGGAGAATGCCTACGTCCTCCAAGTCTTTCAAACTGTTAGGCAGCCCCTTCACATTGTGGTAAGATATAATTTGGATGTAATCGTATAATTAGCAACAAGAAACAAATCGTGCTTTCAAAAATTTACTTGGCTTAAATTGGGGTCCTCATGTCTATACCACTCAAACACAGACGTCCCTCAAGTTTCCCATATTGTTGCATGGTCACCAGTGTCACTTTTCTGCCTGCTCAATCATCCCCTAGCTTCTTTAACATTTATGTCAGAAAACTCAGGTTTCNNNNNNNNNNNNNNNNNNNNNNNNNNNNNNNNNNNNNNNNNNNNNNNNNNNNNNNNNNNNNNNNNNNNNNNNNNNNNNNNNNNNNNNNNNNNNNNNNNNNNNNNNNNNNNNNNNNNNNNNNNNNNNNNNNNNNNNNAGTGGCCTAAAGACCTGGAAATGGCGTTGCGTGAAAGCCAAGACCACTGGTCCAAAGAAGACATTGTGAAGTTACTGGAACGCATGGAGAATAACCTCCCCTCCAACGAGAGACACACGTTCAAAACGACCCAGTCACAGATGGACTGGGGAAAGGTAGCTTTTAAAGACTTTTCAGGAGAAATGTGCAAATTCAAATGGTTAGAGATTTCTTATACATTGAGAAAATTTCGTACTTTGAAAGAATTAGTCCTGGAAGCTAAGGAACATGCTAAAAAACTctccaaaagcaaaaaacacaggaaacatcCTGACTTCCCCAAGAAGCCCCTGACTGCTTACCTCCGCTTCTTCAAGGAGAGGCGGCCCCAGTGCTCCCAAATGCATCCCACGCTGAGCAACCAGCAGCTGACCAAGCTCCTGTCTGAGGAATACAGGGAGCTCCCAGAGCAGGTGAAGCTGAAATATATCCAAGATTTCCAAAAGGAGAAACAGGAGTTTGAGGAGAAAGTGGCTCGATTCAGGGAAGCCCACCCTGCTCTAGTCCAGAACTCCAAGAAATCTAATGTTCCCAAGAGAAGCCCAACCAAAGCCCCAAAGAAGATGCAGGGAAGTGAGAAAGAAGTGAAGTCTTCCCCACAAACCTCTTTTTCCCAGAAGATGAAATTCCACGGAGAGCCCAAGAAGCCCCCCATGCACGAATACCAGAAATTCCACGAGGATTTGTGGTCCAGCAGGGAGCTGCAGGACCTGCCCCTGAGGGAGCGCATGGTGGAGATTGGCAGACGCTGGCAGCGCATCCCGCAGAGCCAGAAGGAGCACTGTAAGAAGCAGGCTGAGGAGCTGCAGAAACAGTACAAGGTGGACCTGGATcgctggctccagagtctgtctCCTGAAGAATATGCTGCATACAGAGAAGCAACCTATACTAAGCGTAAGAATCTGGGCATGAGGGGAGGCTCGAACCCCAAGATCAGACGGACAGATCTGCCGTCCCCATCTGCAAGGAGTCCTCAAGAAGGACTTGGAGAGGAGCAGGAGCTCCAGGCTTCAGAGACAGAATCATCAGAGTCTGTTGGGGtaacttctctttcctcactgGGATCAGAAGACAATAAggaagatggggaagaggaggaaggcaggaactCCTCGGACTCCAGCAGtgaggaggaagatggagagtGTGAGTCTGAGGGCAGTGACTCCAGCTCATATTCCTCAGAGGACTCCTCTGACTCAGACTCCAACTGAGTTTTGTTCACACTCTACAGGGTAGGACAGAGAGCTGCCCAGCATAAGTCCGGTTGTTTACAGCAAACTGAAAGTCTGTTCTCCCTGTCCtggcttcatttccttccttctttccttccctcctccataCAAAGTAGAATTGGTTGGCAAAAAGGGATCTTGCGCAGGATTTCCTGGCTCTCCTCTAAACCCCACGTCCACCCCCAGAAAGACTCCACGCGGTTAAGCCTCTTGGAATAAATAAGGAGGGTCTTGGGCTGTGAGGGACACACTGGATCAGACTGAGTTTCCTGGCGTGAGAGGCTTTGCTCTCCTCATGTTCTGCCTGCCAGAGGTGGTAGGGGACACCCAGGAGCCCGTGACCTCTGCCTTCCCTGTGGAACTGTCCCTCAGGACTCATGcactggagctggggaggggaagtTTTGATCGATCGCTGGTAGAAGAGTTGCCTTTAAAAATGTTGTCAAACTCCTGATATCTCTCCCTGGTCTCAGCAGTAAGGAGTTGGCCGTTTCCCATCTTAGGAGTGGGCGGGGCCATGTGCGCAGCAGCATTTctaaatgtacatttatttttctgttgtcaATGAAATTTTTCTAACtgatttcaaaattcagaaattaaaatttttaaaactcacctTTTTGGTTTGAATTAGCTGCTCGTTCGAATCAGTCCCCTTTGACTCTAGGTATTAATTTTCCCTGTGATGTCtgaatttatttgttgttttggtCCCTCCCGCTTCTTAATGCTCCAGGTCCAAGAGAATCACATTTTTACCATACCTCCAATTTCTACGTATCACAgtacatgtgtgtataaataGAACTATCTTATGCCGCTGATCACTGATCTGTCTGTGAATTCATGTACTGGGTCCACACTGCTTCAATTATTCTTGTTTACTTACATTTTTGAAAGTCTGTTTAAAGCCAGTAccacttcatatttttcttttctaaatgttcctggctattttcattttttgtcctCATGGACATTAGCATCACAGATAACTGTAATTGTATCCTCTATATATGAAAAcagttgaattttgagagtttatCTTATTCCTTGATGTCTTAGTGAAAGACTTCATTATTCATAAATGGTTTTATAAGCCTACAATTACATtatcagaaaataaagacaatactTACAATTTTCATACCTCTGCTTTTGAATTGTGCTTTAAATCATGTACTTACAAATTTATTCAGCATCTACTGTTTTCTAAGCCTTGTCTTGGTGGCatgggatacagagatgaaagtTACAATTCCTGACTTTGTGACAATCACAGTCAGGCAGAGAAGAAAGTAAGTGTAATCAGTAAGAGGCAGAAAAGCACAAATACTAGATAAATAGAGgctaaaattctgaattttcatttacaaaaagatatcattggttaaaataaaaatcgCTTCAAATAAAAATCGCTTCACTTATGCATTTCCTCATCTACACATTCATGAACTGGGAACAAAATTACAATCGTACAGGATGTAAGTGAAGATTAGGTTTAGTGCTTAAATAAAATGCCTGGCTCACAGTTGGCTCAAAAGAAAATGGTAAGttgatttcttccttcctgccaaATCTACTAATGTCAATTGATGAAAGAACTGACGAGCAAGAGTGGGCAGCACTGCCAACTGATCGCCACACAGCTTTTCCCTCTTTAActctagaaatggaattgaacCCAGGAAACTAGCCACTCAGCCCCAGAGGCATTTCTGGCTTTTTGGCTGAGACCCAGATGCTCCATTTAATCAGATCTGGCTTTTCTGAACTTTTCACGTTGAGAAGGACCAGCGCTGGGCAAACACCACAAGAAATGCAGATGCCTCCATTTCCACCTCAGAAGGTTcccatcctcccctctccttgcCTGCAGCTGCTCTTTCAGTCAAGCACAGAGGTTCCAGAGCTCTTCTGGGCAGCAATGTCACCAAGTCACTCTGCCCACTCAGTCCAGGAGCCAAGCCCAGCTGGGTCCCCTGGGACTGCAGGCGCTGAGGGAGAGGGCTGCAGACACTGAGTATAaaaatgggaaggagagaagctcTAGGACCACcctgctgctccctcctgcccgcTCTCCACCAGTGACCACTGGGCTGTGCGGGGCTTCCCTCTGTGCGTTTCCCGCAGATGCACAGAGTAGAAGAGCCCACTGGGTCCTACGCAGGAGCCGGAGCAGGCTCTGGAGAAAAGCACGAGGAGCTGTCAAAGTTTGAGCACTGGCAGTGCCAGGGGTGCAGCCAGGGAGCCCAAGGATCCATGCAACAAAGATCTGCAGGGTCCCCGCCCATGGTCCCCTCAGGCTGCCTGCTCTTGAGTCCAGGGCTGAGCCTCCAGGGGCCTGGCACATGCCGTGGGCTGATCAGGCTTCTGTGTGGACACTGGGACCATCTTCCTTTTGTGTCCAGTCTCTTAGGGAGCTGCCAGGATGCTTTGGCACTGCCAGCCCCTTCTGCACACCAGGACGTTGTGCAAGCTCCTGGAGAATCGCTCTTTTTAGGTCCTAAATTCCCTCCTGGTCCCTGGGCAGTGGCTACTCGTGGGGACTTTCCAGGGCTAATGGAGCCTAAGGCCTTTCCTCAGACCCTCTTGAAACCTTGGGAGATGGGAGCTTTCTCTTCTACCACAAGCTCCCTGTTGTGTTGGAAGAGTTTGGTTCTCTGTCCCCTGGCCCGCCCATGTGTCACTTCTGCCTAGGCAGCCACAGTGAAATGAGGATTTCTTGACTTTTCTCCAAGTGTTACCAGCTACAAACATCAGTTCTTTACTCACCACACAAGAGGGGCTAACTTAAACGCCAAGCTTCTGGCAATGAAAGTGCTTTTGTTTCGGGTAACATCATCCTGGAGaagagagtgagccctcaaattcctCTCATCTGGCCTCCAGGAAGGATGGGAGACCAGGGGTTTTAAgagtttgtgaggaatgtggctgcttgtagggagAAGGGGGAgtctgtgaccttgctggtcagtgctttcccaccagcctgcatttggccatATGAGGAAATCTGCAGGTGGGTGTCCTTGGTTGTTTGTCTCCCTAGAGGAcagtggattctggtgccaggaagccagggagtaagcagggaaaggagatgagtgctttggttttagtCCCATATATGCTGGCTTTAATTAATGTAGGGGACCAATATCAGGGCTCGGATCATGAGGAGACCAGAAGGTCACCATTACCCATCTAGTGCTTGAGCTGGGTTTGTAGGAGCCAGGCTCGCTCTGGTAGCGGGATGCTGGATCCAGGGGCAGTACCTGACCTCTCTCTTGAACTTGGCCTCCATCTACCCTGGACCTGCATGGCATGTACCCCTGAGCCAGATTTCAGAGGTGCTTGTTAGGTTGCATGGTACCTGCTGGATCCAGGGACCAACTCTACCCATATACTCGATAGTTTTCTGTAAACTTACACattcagttaaatatttttccaaagaaaaaatcataaactAAATGGATTCaatatgatttacatttttaaaaggtaacaaaaacaatgaaacagtAAAATCCATgtatctaaataaaaaataaaattaaaaagagacaacaaaatacaaatacatttaatagattttttaacaCTGCACACTGCACTAGAAATTCCTGAAAAAGATTGGAAGTGTTTTGACTCAGGTCACATAatctttcaaagaaacaataatttctattatttctttttcttaaaaaaaaaaaacaaaaaacaagtggttggccccagggccgagtggttaagctcccatgctccgcttcagtggcccagggttttgctggttcggatcctgggcacggcaCTAGCAcatctcatcaggccatgccgaggcaacgtcccacatagcagaactagaaggacctacaactagaatatacaactatatactggggggtttgggggagaagaagaagaagaaaaaaaaagaagatggtaacagatattagctcaggtgccaatctttaaaaaaaagaaaaaatgggtgCAGAACTAAACTCTTGTTAAGGAACCAAGGCCAATTTTCTCACTGGTAAATTCTAATCCATCTTTTGGGGGGTCAGGACTTTATGCCAAAGAAAAACAACCTCAAGTATTATCAGTCTCATTAGATTTCTAGAAAAAATAGTTAACTTTATTCTACATACGTAAATAATAATAGAATGATACAGATGAACATCATTTTTAAACTGGAAGATAATTTGCATAATATCTGCAAATGCTACTGACAGTAATTAAATTTTCTCCGGCCACAGATAGTGCCAGCCCCCTAACATCTTTCAGTAACCTCCAGATGCTCCGTCAGTCCTCAGGTTAGGGCTGTGTGACCCTAAGACACAGATGAGTAGCAGATGACAGCGCTGAAAAGTGGGGAC
This region includes:
- the LOC103543905 gene encoding tripartite motif-containing protein 43-like → MDMDIPQAFQKELTCLICLNCLMDPVTIDCGHSFCWSCLRVYWEKAETPACCPVCRQPSQQTDYKTNILLKSLVSVARKASLRQCLSSEEHMCGTHKETKKIFCEDNRSLLCLLCSESQEHEAHSHCSVEEAAEEYREKLCKQMRSLWEKSQENQRNLDKDGRLSFHWMCYVYKHEDIIRAVYQPLHPSLRKEEKQHLESLKKQGKSVFKQLQKIRAEMVEKRIQLRLMYEELLETCHKSDVELLLELGNKLPRIELVQLHMPQRPQPKLSARPVTGLMDRLNRFRVEISFHNEVTNHNIRLFDDVRSVRYIRDSRYVSLNPGTSNYFASWGTQDFTSGKHYWEVIVDRSWDWAVGVCRDSWIRKTGTLVESKDTFLLVCVKEDDRYSLWTTAPISPQFIAKPVGRVGVFLDLDSRSMSFVDVARRSIIWRYPDGVFTFPVRPFFYTGHT
- the LOC139084254 gene encoding upstream-binding factor 1-like protein 1, with translation MALRESQDHWSKEDIVKLLERMENNLPSNERHTFKTTQSQMDWGKVAFKDFSGEMCKFKWLEISYTLRKFRTLKELVLEAKEHAKKLSKSKKHRKHPDFPKKPLTAYLRFFKERRPQCSQMHPTLSNQQLTKLLSEEYRELPEQVKLKYIQDFQKEKQEFEEKVARFREAHPALVQNSKKSNVPKRSPTKAPKKMQGSEKEVKSSPQTSFSQKMKFHGEPKKPPMHEYQKFHEDLWSSRELQDLPLRERMVEIGRRWQRIPQSQKEHCKKQAEELQKQYKVDLDRWLQSLSPEEYAAYREATYTKRKNLGMRGGSNPKIRRTDLPSPSARSPQEGLGEEQELQASETESSESVGVTSLSSLGSEDNKEDGEEEEGRNSSDSSSEEEDGECESEGSDSSSYSSEDSSDSDSN